One Micromonospora eburnea genomic region harbors:
- a CDS encoding DUF397 domain-containing protein — protein MNEIRNSSCDLAQQLAGAAWRKSTRSQTSNCVEVAPLRTGPAAVALRDSKNPSGPVLLFNRAGWLGFIAGAKNGQFALN, from the coding sequence ATGAACGAGATCCGCAACAGCTCGTGCGACCTCGCGCAGCAGTTGGCCGGTGCCGCCTGGCGCAAGAGCACCCGCAGTCAGACCTCGAACTGCGTTGAGGTCGCGCCCCTGCGTACCGGGCCGGCGGCGGTGGCGCTCCGGGACAGCAAGAACCCGAGCGGGCCGGTGCTGTTGTTCAACCGGGCCGGATGGCTGGGCTTCATCGCCGGCGCGAAGAACGGTCAGTTCGCGCTGAACTGA
- a CDS encoding helix-turn-helix domain-containing protein: protein MPPAVPGPILRRRRLGTELRRLRERAGLTGDQVIERIGWASASKLSRLENGRSRPDPDDVGVLLALYEADDELREELLGITLEAGDMRGWLRNFPVMTQQQRGFAELEAGCAEISEYNPVLVPGLLQTPGYARHRISSASRVAEQAGDAEGEDPETEVRARQARQSLLTRSPDAPRYTAVLEEAALGRRAGPPAVLHEQIVHLCELAMLPNVTLHLLLRDTRIGDWYLPPTAFSVYRFADPLDPETLAIEGGFTDVMSTEANTLNRYKVVFEWLRSAALSASDTLSWLIEATGRLTESAVESTAAFGPASAPAQRRRGSGRLTTDR from the coding sequence GTGCCTCCTGCCGTACCAGGCCCGATCCTGCGGCGTCGCAGGCTCGGCACCGAGTTGCGCCGGCTGCGTGAGCGCGCCGGCCTCACCGGCGATCAGGTCATCGAGCGGATCGGCTGGGCCTCCGCGTCCAAACTGTCCCGCCTGGAGAACGGGCGCAGCCGTCCCGATCCCGACGACGTCGGCGTCCTGCTGGCCCTCTACGAGGCCGACGATGAGCTGCGCGAGGAACTGCTGGGGATCACCCTGGAAGCCGGCGACATGCGGGGCTGGCTGCGCAACTTCCCGGTGATGACCCAGCAGCAACGCGGCTTCGCCGAACTGGAGGCGGGCTGCGCCGAGATCTCCGAGTACAACCCGGTGCTGGTCCCCGGGCTGCTCCAGACCCCGGGGTACGCCCGGCACCGGATCAGCTCCGCGTCCCGGGTGGCGGAGCAGGCCGGCGACGCGGAGGGCGAGGACCCGGAGACCGAGGTACGCGCCCGCCAGGCCCGCCAGTCGCTACTGACCCGCTCCCCCGACGCGCCGCGCTACACGGCGGTGCTGGAGGAGGCGGCGCTCGGCCGGCGGGCCGGCCCACCGGCGGTGCTGCACGAGCAGATCGTCCACCTCTGCGAGCTGGCCATGCTGCCGAATGTGACGCTGCACCTGCTGCTGCGCGACACCCGGATCGGCGACTGGTACCTCCCGCCGACCGCGTTCTCGGTCTACCGGTTCGCCGATCCGCTCGACCCGGAGACCCTGGCCATCGAGGGCGGGTTCACCGACGTCATGTCGACCGAGGCAAACACCCTAAATCGCTATAAAGTGGTGTTCGAGTGGCTACGCTCGGCGGCGCTCTCCGCATCGGACACCCTCTCCTGGCTCATCGAGGCGACGGGACGGCTGACCGAATCGGCAGTCGAGTCCACTGCGGCGTTCGGGCCGGCATCGGCGCCGGCCCAGCGCCGCCGCGGCTCGGGCCGCCTGACGACGGACCGGTGA
- a CDS encoding mycoredoxin, producing the protein MLTMYSTPWCGYCHRLKSQLDREGIGYEVVDIEQDPQAAEFVMSVNGGNQTVPTLRFADGSALTNPSITQVKQHLAALSA; encoded by the coding sequence ATGTTGACGATGTATTCCACCCCGTGGTGCGGCTACTGCCACCGGCTGAAGTCGCAGCTCGACCGGGAGGGCATCGGGTACGAGGTGGTCGACATCGAGCAGGATCCGCAGGCCGCGGAGTTCGTGATGAGCGTCAACGGTGGCAACCAGACCGTCCCGACCCTGCGTTTCGCCGATGGCAGCGCCCTCACCAACCCCTCGATCACCCAGGTCAAGCAGCACCTGGCCGCCCTCTCCGCCTGA